Proteins encoded by one window of Actinomycetota bacterium:
- a CDS encoding glycoside hydrolase, whose protein sequence is MSPTASRNLRRLAIGLACAGTLAVVSGACAVSGPLQTNGSRIVNAAGNEVVLQGVNWFGLETANHAPHGLWTRDYRDMLAQIKAQGFNVIRLPFSLQALKSATTSGIDYSGGRNAALQGKTPLQVMDEIIAEAGRQGLGIILDNHSGADDSFMSPLWYGTGEFTEDDWVATWEMLAGRYASNRTVLGADLKNEPHGEATWGTGEPNDWRRAAERAGNAVLAKAPSWLIVVEGIEGPVAGGQQLDRHWWGGNLEGVRNNPVRLSVPNRVVYSPHEYGPGVFAQPWFSSPDMANILADRWQKGFGYIHESGTAPILVGEFGAKNVSTDTVEGRWIRQFADYMSRTGMSWTFWAWNPNSGDTGGVLQDDWQTVNPAKMALLTSLINREAINYAPGTPTASPTPTPTPVPGTVPVPGTPFAPAPTPTPVPGTGPVPGTPTVRVAVDSRWAGGWCGKFVVPNTGSTVITPTAIAFTLPTGASVTSTWNGTVSGTGTSRSIALPSWARVPAGGGYQDTGLCVQGSGSLSAVTVSIAGAPAPTATPVPGTGPVPGTPSTTPTPAPAPAPALTPAPVTGSLAVSVTRDSTWETGLCRSFTVRNTGTTQVSGWRLAFTLPSGTSIRDSWNGTAGRQTGAVTVTPPTWAASIAPGASVNAFGFCANGTGEPTAVAASPAA, encoded by the coding sequence ATGTCCCCTACCGCTTCCCGCAACCTGCGCCGCCTGGCCATCGGCCTCGCCTGCGCGGGCACGCTCGCCGTGGTGTCCGGCGCCTGCGCCGTCAGCGGACCCCTGCAGACCAATGGATCGCGCATCGTCAACGCCGCCGGCAACGAGGTGGTGCTGCAGGGCGTGAACTGGTTCGGCCTCGAGACGGCCAACCACGCCCCGCACGGCCTGTGGACCCGCGACTACCGCGACATGCTCGCGCAGATCAAGGCGCAGGGCTTCAACGTGATCCGCCTGCCCTTCTCGCTGCAGGCGCTGAAGTCGGCCACCACTTCGGGCATCGACTACTCCGGTGGCCGCAACGCCGCGCTGCAGGGCAAGACGCCGCTGCAGGTGATGGACGAGATCATCGCCGAGGCGGGCAGGCAGGGGCTCGGGATCATCCTCGACAACCACTCGGGCGCCGACGACAGCTTCATGTCGCCGCTCTGGTATGGCACCGGCGAGTTCACCGAGGACGACTGGGTGGCCACCTGGGAGATGCTGGCCGGCCGCTACGCCAGCAACCGTACCGTGCTTGGCGCCGACCTGAAGAACGAGCCCCACGGCGAGGCCACGTGGGGCACCGGCGAGCCCAACGACTGGCGACGCGCCGCCGAGCGGGCCGGCAACGCCGTGCTGGCCAAGGCGCCGTCGTGGCTCATCGTGGTCGAGGGCATCGAGGGCCCGGTGGCCGGCGGGCAGCAGCTCGACCGCCACTGGTGGGGCGGCAACCTGGAGGGCGTGCGAAACAACCCCGTGCGCCTCTCGGTGCCGAACCGCGTGGTGTACTCGCCGCATGAGTACGGCCCGGGCGTGTTCGCGCAGCCGTGGTTCAGCAGCCCCGATATGGCGAACATCCTCGCCGACCGCTGGCAGAAGGGCTTCGGGTACATCCACGAGTCGGGTACGGCGCCGATCCTCGTGGGCGAGTTCGGCGCCAAGAACGTGAGCACCGACACCGTGGAGGGCCGGTGGATCCGCCAGTTCGCCGACTACATGAGCCGCACGGGCATGAGCTGGACCTTCTGGGCATGGAACCCCAACTCGGGCGACACCGGCGGCGTGCTGCAGGACGACTGGCAGACCGTCAACCCGGCCAAGATGGCCCTGCTGACGTCGCTCATCAACCGCGAGGCCATCAACTACGCACCGGGGACGCCGACGGCGAGCCCGACTCCGACCCCAACCCCCGTGCCGGGCACCGTCCCGGTGCCGGGCACGCCCTTTGCGCCCGCTCCCACGCCAACCCCCGTGCCGGGCACCGGACCGGTACCAGGCACGCCGACGGTGCGGGTGGCCGTAGACAGCCGGTGGGCCGGCGGTTGGTGCGGTAAGTTCGTGGTGCCGAACACCGGCAGCACGGTGATCACGCCCACTGCCATCGCCTTCACCCTACCCACCGGGGCATCGGTGACCAGCACCTGGAACGGCACGGTGTCGGGCACCGGGACCAGCCGCTCGATCGCCCTGCCGTCGTGGGCGCGCGTGCCGGCGGGCGGCGGTTACCAGGACACCGGGCTCTGCGTGCAGGGGTCCGGGTCACTCAGCGCCGTGACGGTGAGCATCGCCGGGGCGCCGGCGCCCACTGCGACCCCCGTGCCGGGCACCGGACCGGTGCCAGGCACGCCTTCGACCACGCCAACCCCGGCGCCTGCGCCAGCTCCGGCCCTGACGCCTGCGCCGGTGACCGGGTCGCTTGCGGTGTCGGTGACGCGCGACTCCACGTGGGAGACCGGCCTGTGCCGCAGTTTCACGGTGCGCAACACCGGCACCACGCAGGTGTCGGGGTGGCGGCTGGCCTTCACGCTGCCGTCGGGCACGAGCATCCGTGACTCGTGGAACGGCACGGCCGGCCGGCAGACCGGCGCGGTCACGGTGACGCCGCCCACGTGGGCCGCCAGCATCGCGCCGGGGGCCTCGGTGAACGCGTTCGGCTTCTGCGCCAACGGCACGGGCGAGCCCACTGCGGTGGCCGCCTCACCCGCCGCGTAG